Proteins from one Hemicordylus capensis ecotype Gifberg chromosome 7, rHemCap1.1.pri, whole genome shotgun sequence genomic window:
- the LOC128332533 gene encoding protein qua-1-like — protein MESADGGPPGKGKCKGKGKGRGHWKGKEHNEDEMVDGEFGGKGHGKGHGKRHGKGHGKGHGKGKGLGPVLPDGEVVELSPPDNMGVSVDALPVLKKRALDDGEEEEVEVPSGNGKGKGKGKGKGKGKGKGKGKGKGKGGQAADE, from the exons ATG GAGTCTGCAGATGGAGGACCCCCTGGCAAAGGCAAatgtaaaggaaaaggaaag GGACGAGGTcattggaaaggaaaggaacacAATGAG GATGAGATGGTAGATGGTGAATTTGGTGGGAAAGGACACGGAAAAGGACACGGAAAAAGACACGGAAAAGGACATGGAAAAGGACATGGAAAAGGAAAAGGCCTA GGCCCTGTGTTACCTGACGGTGAAGTTGTG GAATTGAGCCCTCCCGATAATATGGGTGTGAGTGTG GACGCTCTACCAGTTTTGAAGAAAAGAGCTCTT GATgatggagaagaagaagaagtagaagtTCCCAGTGGAAatggaaaagggaaagggaaagggaaagggaaaggaaaaggaaagggcaAAGGAAAGggcaaagggaaaggaaagggaggccAG GCGGCAGACGAATAG